The Coffea eugenioides isolate CCC68of chromosome 8, Ceug_1.0, whole genome shotgun sequence genome has a segment encoding these proteins:
- the LOC113780438 gene encoding uncharacterized protein LOC113780438: MGDTNKPTQLSMASKFDNPNHPLYLHHSDQPGLVLVSQVLTEENYNVWNHSMTVALMVKNKYGFVDESILRPNEDAEDKLQQWIRCNNLIKTWILGSLSKEIAASVFYCEGAKAIWDELYKRFSQVNNIQVLHIENEIHDCIQGTMSISSYFTRLKGLWDEKDVLFPIAACQYGTMKEELSY, from the coding sequence ATGGGGGACACAAACAAGCCAACTCAATTGAGCATGGCATCCAAGTTTGACAATCCCAATCATCCTTTGTATCTTCACCATTCAGATCAACCTGGATTGGTTCTTGTATCACAAGTTCTCACTGAAGAAAACTACAACGTATGGAATCACTCCATGACTGTGGCCTTGATGGTCAAAAACAAATATGGCTTTGTTGATGAATCGATTTTACGACCAAACGAAGATGCAGAAGACAAATTGCAGCAGTGGATTCGTTGCAACAATCTCATCAAGACCTGGATATTAGGTTCACTTTCCAAGGAAATTGCAGCAAGTGTTTTCTATTGTGAAGGAGCAAAGGCAATTTGGGATGAACTCTATAAACGTTTCTCTCAAGTAAACAATATCCAAGTTCTTCACATTGAAAACGAGATACATGATTGTATTCAAGGAACCATGTCTATTAGTTCCTATTTTACCAGACTCAAAGGATTATGGGATGAAAAAGACGTCCTTTTTCCTATTGCAGCTTGCCAATATGGAACTATGAAGGAAGAGCTATCCTATTGA